The Lolium rigidum isolate FL_2022 chromosome 2, APGP_CSIRO_Lrig_0.1, whole genome shotgun sequence genomic interval CGCACCCCCACGATCACAGCAAGCAGCGCATTGGAGAGCGCCGCTTCCGCCTCGTCGATCTCCACAGTCCTTGGCAGGACGCAGGCCGCGCGCGCAGGGCGGCGCGCCAGCTCGCCCCCCACCGCCGGCGCACGCAGCGCCAAGGGGGCCACTTGCCCATCTGCGCCACGTCTTGGCCGCGGCGGCCCTTCATCACGGCGCGCTTGAGGCAACACCGGCGCGACGGCCCTCTCCCCCACAGGAACAGGAGCCACCGCCCGCGCGTCGCCCGCAGCCGCGACCACCATGCTCACCTGCGCGACCTGGCGCCCAAAGGCAGCCCTTTGCGGCGGGTCAGCTCTCCGCGGCGCATCCATGGCCCGGCGCGGCGCAGCTGCAGCCCTGGCCGGCGCGTCAACCCGTCTCCTCACCACCCTGCGACCAGCATCCCGGCGCACATCCCTGGCAGCCTGGTGTACCTCCGGCGCACGCGCGCGGTGGTCACCGGCGCCGTCAACCACCCTACGGCCGCGGCCCACTTCGTCGCCACGTTGCCTGGCTGTCTCCATGgcttccggcggcggcgacggaggccTCGGCTGGCGGGGGAGCGAGCACTCCCTCGCCATGTGCCCAGCCTCCCCGCAGCGCAGGCAGACCGGCCCGACGGTACACTCCGCCGCGCGGTGGCCAGGCTGTGTGCAGAGAAGGCACAGCCCGCGGTAGTCGTCGTAGGCGCCGGGAACGCGCACCGGGCgcgacggccgcgccgccaccttcttCCCAGCCCTCCGGCCGCGCTTGCGGGTGACGTGTGTGGGCTCCTCCCACGGGACGCCATCCTCTTCCTCGAACGGGTCGTCGGAGTCgtcgagcgcgtcgaaggcggcgCTCTCCTCCTCCCGCACGACCATGGATCGCACCTCCCTGAAGCACAATACTTGAAATGAAATTTCTGGATTAGCAAACGTGCATGCTATTAACTCTTGTTTGCTGGTTATTGTTAGCTCTCATACTTAAATATATTATATCAATTAAATATTATCATAGCTTTATACTTTGTATTTTGCTTATCTCCATGGTATATGCTATCTTTGCTGaaatgcttaccgatgaatcaagcAGCATTCATATCTATATCTCACAACAATCTACATGTATTTCAGTTGAACTATGTGTCAAATTTGTTACACGAAGACACTGAAGTTGCTTGCTAAAAATTATCTTTATTAAATTTGATTTTGCGCCTCTAGCTGACAACAATTTTCTTAAAGGTTTAAATTTTCTGGCAAAGAAGGCGAGGAACAACAAACTGAAGAGGAAAGGAGGACCTATCTTTCGAAGCTTCATGCCATTTTGCGTCCATTCCTTCTAAGGCAGATGGAGGATGTAGAAAACAAGGTCCCCCAAAAGAAAAGTGCCACATGCTACAAGGCTAAAGTTGTTCAGCACCCGAATGCAATTGGCGTCAAATGCTCTAAAAACCATGCAACGAAAGAAGTCACAAGGACTGGTGTTGAGAGTTGTCAAGCTGTAGCAGCAGAGGTTCCCCCAAAGAAAGGGCCCACATGCTCAGATGCGATGAGTGTCACACGCCCCAAAGACCATGCAGCGATAGAAGGTGCAAGGACCGGTGCTGAGACTCAAGCGGTAGCAGCAGAGGTTCCCCAAAAGAAAGGTGCCACATGCTCAGATGACGTTATTGCCACACGCTCCAAAGACCATGCAGTGATAGAAGGCTCAATGACTGCTGCTGGGAGTTCTCAGGAGGTAGCAGCAGAGTATGTTTCTGAAACAAATAGGAAAGGTAGTGCTGACATGCGATCCAGTCAATTTTACCTGGAAGGCAATGAGGTTGTAAAGAGGCAGCGAACAAATGATGCGCTTATCACACCGCTTGGAGAAAGCAATTCAGCTGTGCATGCGCATGTGCAAGTGACCAAGTCAACTTCCTCTGAGCTAATCTTCAAGGCACTCCAAGACATACCTGACTTGGCCCGTGCTGATATTCTAAGAGCTTACAGTACTCTTACCCGTGATGATCGCCAGTTTGAATCTCTTATGGCGCTCCCAATGGACATGAGGAAGGATTGGCTGCTCATGGAGATTGGAAACAAGTAAAGGTTGCCCTAAGATCTGTCTACCCACATCCTCATGTAAAAATATATACTCTTCATTGTATAAACTAGCACTTGTCTGAACCTCATAATTCACTTCCATTTAGAATTGAAAGTAAAAAGGAGTTGTAGTGGTTCTGTGATGGTTCTGCCATCTGATCTCATGAGTTGAGCATGTTAGTTGTGCTCAATTCTAAATTTGCAACACAATGCTACATAGTGTGTTTTTTGATTACCTTGACAATTCTATGCAAAGCGAATTTACTTTCAGCAAGCAGTGCTATAAACAGTTAAGAAACACTAACATTCCGAAGCTTAATTACTAACACCTTTGTCTTAGTTTCTCACCTTAAGGGTGAGCTTACAGGATAGCACGAGCATTCTCCCAGCAGATTATGTCTACTAGTCAAATATCAGAGCATCATGTAGACTAATTATTCCGCACATCGACTATGGTTAGCATCGAAAATACGCAACTGGACATGGGTACTCATGAATCCTATAACTTGCCGGCCCAAAATTTGTATTCTGGTGCTCTAAAAATTCTAAAATAGAATTTGCGGGTAGAGGACgcacatatatatgtgtgtgccaATTTTCATATCCAAATTTAAAAGTATGTAACTTAGGCAAAAATCACAAGTTTTAAATAAACAATCCAAAGGAAACTCCCCCTCCCAAAAATTGAATAACTTGATTGTCGGATAACTATGTAACTTAGTACCGAAATAAGTTTAATCGGGTTTAACAGTACCTATGTTCCAAAAATCCGCATTAGGTTGGCATGGCGCTTCATGAAACGTCGCACTTCAGTAGTAAGGTATGTAGCGGGTTAGCCGATGGAATCTGGAAACTCTCCTGAAAGGGCACAAAGGTGAGGGTTAAAACTTAAAAACGAACATACAGTTGGGCATTCACATTGTACAAGAGCTCcaaaactcaccatggtctatataTAAGGGTAACCATGGTACACGAGCTCCAAAAATCACAAGTGTTTGGCTAGGTTTCGTTGAGCTGATCAATGGAAGCGGGGATGAGATGTCCCTCTTGCTCTAAAAAAAAACCCATGGTATGGGTTAAATGCTTCCGCCAGGGAGCTTTGGGGTTGGTTGGTGGAGCCACGAGGGGAGAGACATTATCCTCAAGCTCAGCCAGACATCATCTGATCCGTATCATCTACTTGGGCGCAACTTTGTCAATCCAACGACTCCCTGGCGGTCACTTACAAGTTACAATACTTAGAAGTTGAGCGGAGCCTTTTGAAGTGCCGCCCCAAAGCTCTCTGGCAACCCGATTCCGTGAAGTTTCACTTCAAGGTGTTGCCACACAAGATTGCAGCTCAACAACACGATAACTGCCGCGAATGATTGCTTTCGGTGCAAAGCAACAAAGAATCTTCGATTTTGGGGACGCGAGATAtccctttttttttgagaaaaatggcAAAGATTCGAACAAATGCTAGACAGCTAGGGCTGAGCAGAGAGGAATAACAGAAATCACCGACATAACGAAGTAGTGTCTATTTGTTGATAGATCAATTGGGGGAGTTTCAATCAGCCATACCCGTGTTTATATAGGGTGCCCGGTCTTCGACAAATAAAGCAGTTTTCTCATGTCACGTTTTCTTCACCTGCAAGGTAAATAAGATATTCATATCCCTTCTAGCTGAACCGGCCACCATCTAATAAAGTTATGAGATATTAGCTTAAGGTTTCCTTAGCTTAGTTAATTCTGGTCTGTGTGGTCGGAGGCTAAGACTTTGTCCGTGGCGACATCATTTTTAGCTCAGCGTGTTATACCTCAGAAACAGTCTAGGACTTATCCTCGGTAGTCGCTATCCACacaaatctttatatatttattcTGGCAAAATATTTGCTACGCCTGATCCACGCAAACCAGGTAACTATTGATTTTCGAGAAAAGCAATGAAGAGGCTTAGAAGAGAGGAAGGGCAGAAAAGACCAACGTAATGTGTATTTGTTGATAGATCGATTGGGGGAATTTCAATCGATCATGCCCGTGTGGTGCCTGGTCTTCGGCAAATAAATCAATTTTCTTCATCGCGTCACGGTTTCTTAATATGCACGGCAaataaaatatttctattttttctaGCAGAACTGGCCACCATCTAATAAAGTATGAGATATCATAACTTAATTAATTCTGGTACGCGTGGTCGAGGGCTCGAGGCAAGACTTTGCCTGTGGCGACATCGTTCTTAGCTCAGCGTACGTACGTATTATACCTAAGAAACAGTCTAGGACCTCGATCGGTAGTTGCTGTCCACGCAAATCTTCATATATTTGTTCTGGCAAAAATTTGCTACGCCTGATCCACCTCTGTATTGGATTTTGATCATGTTTGCACTTTGAACTAAACAACAAGTCCAAATACATATATCCTTTAGTAATCTAACCACAATCATTTAAACTAACCTGGCCCGTAAAATATATACCTTGAGCTCAGGTCCCAATGTTGACATGCTTGGCAACAAGAGGGTGCGCAATACGCTCGACATCCAGCTGCTccatcccatcatcttctccacgtaCGAGGTTGCTAATGTAAATAGTGCCGCTAATTTGGAGACGGACAAAGTATTTCATACGTGGTTTTCTCCGTTAAGGCTCTTCCTTGTCGATCTTACCGACCGAACTTGAACGACTTAATCATCAAATAATAACTTACTGTAATAAAAATGTGCACAAGGAAAACAAATAAGCATGGGTGCACAGCTGGACAAGCCTAATCATTGCCTCATTATTTCCGCTATGATTTCTTGCATCCAACCTCCATTTTCGGTCCTCCCTGTCGCTTTCTCCTCTCCGCCGTCAAGTATTGGAACAGGTCCAACAAACCAGATCGAAGCTAAATGAACCAGACGGCAACAAATTTCTTCTAATCTATATAAGCCAGCATAGGACTGCCGCGACCAAGGTGGCTGGCACACCGAACATTATCCTCTCTGTCTGCGTGCCATGGCTCTCTCCGTGCCAGCAAGCAGCCTTCTGGTGCCGCtactcatcatcaccatcaccattgtTCAATTTTCGGTTCCGGCCGCCACAAGTAACGTCTCATTCGGTCGAACCACCGCACATGCTGAAGTCGGCGGATTTGAGGACGTGTGCCGCGGCGCCCGGCCGGGTACGCCGGCGCAGATGGTGAATGTCCTCACCATCGACGGGGGTGGTATAAGGGGCCTTATACCGGGTACCATCCTCGCCTACCTCGAAGGCAAACTCCAGGATCTTGACGGGCCTAACTCAAGGCTCGCAGATTACTTTGATTGCATTGCCGGCACGAGCACGGGTGGCCTCATCGCAGCGATGCTGACCGCACCCGGCGAAGACAACCGCCCACTCTTCGCCGCCAAGGACATCAACCCGTTCTACATCGAGAACGGCCCGGCTATCTTCCCCCAAAGGTGATCCCTTCATGCTTCATGACTCTTAGTCTCTATGCACGGGCCCAGAACCAAAACTATTGCCAGAATCGATTTTGGGTTTTGCATCCATTTTGGTTGAGAGCCAGCATAAAGCAGCTTGATTTATGAACTACTGAAAGCTAAAGATTTGAGGGGCGATGTAGAGGTTTTAGGTGAGGGGCATGAAGAATCGAGAAGAAAAATAACTCTGAGAGGAACGAAGGAGAAATTTGATGCATGCAAGGTCGTTGACTTTCTGTCCCCTTTCTGCCTCAGTGGGGGTAGGTAGGTAGAAGCTAAACTTGTTCGGTAGAAGCCAGGGACACCCACGCCATTGTAGAAAAACTGCGTTGGCTAGACTACTTGTTGTAATGTTGAGATACCACCGAAAATGCTCCCGTGTCGGCGTGTCGCCAATCCCCGCCTCCGCTGATGCCGCCTCTGGCCGCAGTGGCGGCGGACCCCGTCCCCGAACGTAGGGCGGGGGTCCTCTGGCTGCATTCGAAGCGGTGGAGaccggatgccggggcggcggccccaagCAGgttgcggcgcggcgcgaggtggAGTGGATGATTTGTGGAGGAGAAAGCGTGGTGATGGCGGCGTTGGGGGAGGGCAGATCGAGCGAGGGGACGGTCCTCGGTGACGCCATCCGAAGCGCTGCTGCCACTGCCCGCATCCGCCAGACGGATTGCTGTGCCCCGTCCCCGGGAGTCCGATCGTGCCCGTAGTGCTTCTGCTCCTTCAAAATCTTGCATAGCTCTTGCAAAATTGTAGGCGTATTTTTGGTTCGCTGTTTTCTCCATGTGTTTTTGAGAAAAGACTTTGCTTTCAATCAAAAGATGGGCGAAAATGCCTCTTCTATAAAAGAAGATACTAGTATATAACTGTGCCCATGGATTGGATTGTTATAATTTCATGTACTGTACGTGCTAATGGAAATAAGTGATTGATAGGGGAGTTTATTGATTTTGGCAGGACGAGCACGTTCATCTCTTTTATGGCATCGCTGATGCGCCCGAAGTATGATGGCAAGTATCTGCGCAGCAAGATTAAGAGCATGCTTGGCAACACCAGGGTGCGCAATACGCTCACCAACATTGTGATACCAACGTTCGACATCCAGCTGCTccatcccatcatcttctccacatacGATGTATGTTACAATATACAATCCGATTATGGGCAGATCTAAGGGGCAGTTGTGTTCAAGCCTGACCTCAAAAAATTGGGAATTTCTTTATTGCTAGTTGTTTTTTCAGGGTTTTATGACTAATAATCAGTGAAGCTAAACCTATCTTATCAGCCCCTAATGATAAAAAACAGCTGGCCATAGCCTTTTACATAATCGATGGCCAAAGCTGAGAAGGCAACCCTGCTTGTTGCCTTGCTCCACATTTCCTAACCCATGTAGAACCCTGCTTGCTGCCTTGCTTCATGCATGTTTTCTTTCTAACCCATGTAGACCAGCGTTTGCTGCCTTGTTCCATGCATGTGTCCTTTCTAACCCTATGTAGAGCCGTGCTTGCTGCCTTGTTCCATACATGTTCTGTTTCTAACCTCATGTCGAACCCCCCTGCTTGTGCACACACAGACACACACTctaatttagtttttttttgagcTTCACTCTAATTTAGCTTGTTGCTGTTTAGATTTAGACTACCCTCAAAATATTTTGGGCGAGAGACCGATGGGATTGATCCTGGCTCATATGGAGTATTGACCGACTAATTTGTACCTCTggataaacaaataaacaaattttATATGGTTTACAGGCCAAGAACATGCCTCTGAAGGACGCACTGCTCTCGGATGTCTGTATCAGCACCTCCGCTGCTCCAACCTACCTCCCAGCTCACTACTTCCAGACCAGTGACGCCGATGGCAAGACGCGCGAGTACAATCTCATTGATGGCGGTGTCGCCGCTAACAATCCGGTAAAAGTCCGTCCGGTATTAAGATGCGCCTATACGTGCCGAGCAGAGCACTGACTTTGATTGTTATATTTCCCGTGTGTGCAGACATTAATTGCCATGATGCAGATCATCAACAACATCATGAGAAACGGCAAGGAGAAAATGTACCCAGCGAAGCAGACGGACTGCAAATTCCGGGTGGTGTCCATCGGGACCGGGGCATCGTCAGATCATGGTCTCTACACGGCAAAGCAGTCCTCCCGGTGGGGCACCATCAGGTGGCTGATCCCCATCGTTAACATTTTCATGGAGGCCAGCTCCGGTATCGTCGACATCCAGGCTTCCATGCTCTTCCAGTGGTTGCACCGCAAAGCCAACTACCTCCGCATCCAGGACAACTCGCTCCGGGGCGCGGCGGCCACTGTGGACGTGGCTACGCCGGAGAACATGCAGGAGCTTATAAGGATTGGTGAGCGGATGCTTGATCAGCCCGTATCAAGGGTTGACGTCGAGACAGGAAAGTATGTGGTTGTTCCTGGGGCGGGGAGCAACGCAAAAGCGCTCGCCAGGCTCGCGAAGCAGCTTTGGGAGGAAAGCAGGACGAGGAAGCGGCATAGCGCAAGGGGTGGAGAGTAGGTGCTGGCTGTTTAAACTACTACCTCCGATCCATAACAGGGTTTGTTCAGTTATGCCCGTCCATACAGGCATGGTTTGCACCCAAGCTGGATTGGCCAACCGAACATGCCTAAGAACTGCGACTTAATTGGCGCGACTCCTAAATTGGAGCGAGTCTTGTTTTGGACCAGAAGGAgtagtgatttttttttttttgaaaagagagGAAGTAGTGATTTAAGTAATGTGCAGAACTAGCATTAGACGTCTGGATTTGTTATGATAGTAAGGTTGTCGAATCTTCGTCTGTCAGTTTCAACTTTTCAAGAGTGCTGCCCAGTTGAGGTTCTGCAGCTCGGCTTGTTGAAGGCTTCCAAGCCACACTTCTCTCGCATATAGGCATTGGGTAATAATATGATCTACATTGTCCTCCTCTTGTAGACAACTGACGCAAGCATCGGGTAGATCTTGCAGCCCATGTCCGACGGCGAACAGATGCCCACAGCCGATGTTTTAGTGCAAGCCAGCATAAGATTTTACACCTTAAAGGGGCAACGCATTTCCATATTGGCCTGAACTTGGTGAAAATTGTATTTCCTTGACAAAGCATCTTGTAGGTGCCTCTTGCAGAGTAAACTCCGGATGCAACACCCTTCCAAGAGATTCTGTCATGCTCACCCTCAGATCTCAGCACGGAttcaatctcctcccactacttaAGCACTTAAGATATATCTGTCGATAGTCATATCACCCGCCAAGTCTTTAATCCAACTATTGGCAGGCAAAGCTTGGGCAACCGTTctattgaagtgtataagtagattgcctagcattttccatcagttcggatttttggttcaagtggctagtgcatgaagcttaacatggtatcagagctttaggtctcgagttcaaatcctaactttcacaatttattctaaaatccccaatttattctaaattccccgCAGCCTCTTGTCGTGTGGTCCCGGCggtgcctctttgacctctttacacatattgacttgtcttctcatctccccgtcacacgtgagagggggtgttgacgtgtataagtagattgcctaccccgttccatcagtttggacttttggttcaagtggctagtgcatgaagcttaacatggtatcagagccctaggtttcgagttcaaatcctggctttcacaatttattctaaaaaattaTCCCCCCTTCTCGCAGCCTACTGCCGTGTGGTcccggcctcccgctgcctctttgcctctctacacgtgttgacttgtcttctcgtcttcccgtcacacgtgagagggggtgttgacgtggctagtgcatgaagcttaacagagaTTAGTTTTGCCAATTCCTTGTTTGGAATTTTTACTGTAAGAGTGTTGCAGCAGGTAACTTTGTTCTACTCACTGATTGGACTGGCATCAGGTGATGTACAAACCGGAGAAATTATGTATGTTGTGATCACGAATAATAGGCATATGGAAAATTCGTTATGCTATCTTGCCCTTCTGGTGGAACTGTTATGAGTTTTTCCCTTATTGAATATTTGGTTCCATGCAATTGTCTACGAATATGATCCAGTAAGTATTGTGCTCTGTTCGCCTTCCATGCTATCATGAATCCCTACTCATGTGGCCTGAAATCCAAAAGATTTGGACTACCGTAATTTTGGGAAAGAGTGTTCAAGGGGATCAGAGGGGATTAAGTCAACAACAAATCCCCTCCGATCGCCAAGCTTTTCAGGGGACAAAATATAAGAGATGCAATTAAGACCTTACAGGGTACTCATTGGTGGAGCTCATGTCTTATCACTGTACGAACACTCGACCATCTCAGAGGGTACGCCGCGGAGACTTCCCCATCCGCGCAGCGACCTGTCCCTCTTTGTTGCAAGCGACATTTTTACTGTTGCAGCAAGCACCTTTGTTGTACCCACTGATTGGTTTTGCGCCAGGCGATGTAAAAATATGAGATTATGTATATGTTGTGATCATGAATAGTAGACATATGGAAAATTCGGTATGCTATCTTGTCCTTTTGGTGGAGAACTGTTATGGTTTCTTCAGAATGCAAACACTCTTActcaaaaaagaaaatgaaaagaatgCAAACAGTCATTCAGAACAGAAAGCTGTTCAATCAGCGTTCAGAAGTTGATCACCACGTCGGATCGACTCCCAGTCATCATCGTATAAAGTTGACGTAAGTCATCCTCCCTAGGTGTAACCGGCGCCCGACTCCAACACGTACGTCCACAAATAGACGAGCCGAAGAGCCGAGAGGTGGAGTACAAGTCTGGGACACACGAAACCACAGGCACACAGGGGGGATGTATCACGTGAAAACGCAACAGATTCTGCAAATCTGAAAATCTCAACCAGAACCGTCAGATCATGTACCAACGTGAGGATCTTCACTCCCCGCCCCACCTTCGCCCATTTTTCATAAAGCCCCAAGGATAACGTCATCCTCTCATTCTGCGTCCCTCACCAACAATTCCacaagctctctctctctctctctccgaacAGAACATCTGAATCTCAGTCCTCAATTTCCCATGTTCCTCTCCCAGCGAACTCCACTTCATATTTGAGTTGAGGTTGCATGGACGGAGGACCCTGCAGCACCTGCGAAAAATCCGGTGTATTCAACACTCCGCACCTCCAGATCTGGATGCCACCGCGTTCCTCGATGCCAGATTTGGTAGGCGTCGAAATCATCCGATGTATACACGTCCCAGATCTGTGTTGTCCAGTTCTTGGAAGCAACTTAATATTTCTTCTTTTTTGATGTTATATGAGAACAAAATCGTCTCTGAGGAACacttatatttgtttgtttcttttGTTATTTTTCCTTGATCTAGTGAGAATGCCAGAGTTCTTCTTGATCTGGTTTGACATTAAATTTTGTTGCTAATCCTTCCATAGTTGCCCGTTCATGTTCCAATGTAAATCTGAAAAGGCTAGATTTGTGAAGAAAAATTCACTCAATGATTTGCTTATGCTCTCGATGGATTATAGATTTATTGGTAGAATATATGGCCAACAATGCAAATCTGAGTTTCATAAAATAACAAGAACCAACATCTGTGGCCTGCTTCCAGGTCGATCTGTACCGAATCTGGAAAGTTGTACTCCAATGAAATCTCCATATGAATGTAGAAGAGCCGAACGTGCAGGGGGTTATATGACAAAACTGCTTCAAGTGATTGAGGTGGGAAGAGAGACTTCAATCTGGCCAGTGGCACATGATCCGACGGTTTGGAACAAAAATTTGCAGATTTGCAGAAGTTATGTCATTTGCACCTGATACGTTCCCGGCACACAGGGGACTCCAGATCCTTTTCGGCCGTCGAGTCCTACTCGAACTACTCGATCGGTCGtgtaaaaaaaaaagttcaagAAAGGTGCATAAATACCCGAACCACGAGAACCTAGGGCAGCACGCACAAGAAACGCCAGCTTCCCTCCCGCGTCGCCGCTGCCCCGGGCGATCGAGCCGCCGcgcgccatggcgcagcgcccgtATACTTTCCCGGAGACCGACGAAAAGACCGCCGTGTCCTTCTTGCTGCTCGTACAAGCCCAGCTCGCGTCTTCTCGGGCCGTCTACGAGGAATTCCTCAGCCTCCTGCGGGGCTACGCCGCTGGCACGGGCCCCGGTCCCAACGCCGTCAAGGACCGTGCGTACGCGCTCCTCCGCGGATACCCCGACCTCGTCCGCGGCTTGGCCGTCTTCCTCCCCGGCGAGGACGCGCCGGGGCCCGCACGCGAGGACCCCGCGCCCACGCGGCCCAGAAGGGACCGCTGCCCTACGCCCGCCGTCGTCGATGACGTCCGGAGGTTCCTCCGTCAGGTGAAAAGCAGGAAACCGGAGGCCTACGACAGCCTCCTCGAGCTCATCTTCGACGCCGGCCACGCCAGGGACCTGAACCAAATCTACAGGCGGGCCCTGGAGATCTTCGGCCACCCGCGCAGCTACTTCCTCAGCGAGTTCGTCAAGTACCTCCCGGTCCCGACGGAGCTCGAGCGCGCCTCGTTGCCGAGACGTCGCGCGACGAGGGAGCCACGGCCGGAATTAGAGTACCGTGCTCAAGTGGCGCCCATGCGCAAGGAGCCATGGCCGGAAGAGCACCATGCTCACGCGCCCAAGCGCAAGGAGCCATGGCCGGAAGAGCACCGTGCTCAAGCGGCGCCCAAGCGCAAGGgcaccgccgccaccgtcgtcgcgGCCGACTACCCCAGCAGCGCGCCGAAGAGGCCCCGCTCGGAGGACCGGAGGACGACGAGCCGCCGCGCCAACTCCCCCGCcgtcgccgatgccgccgccgcgaaGACCCCGTTCAGGGAGTCGTGGGAGTTCGAGACCACGTACACGAAGCTGGTGGCCACGGTCACGCGCACCGAGGAGCTGCTGGAGCAGTACGAGAAGCCGgagaccgcgccgccgccccgcggCCGGCGCGAGTTCCGGGAACTCTTCCCCGACCCCGAGTGCCTGGAGGTGCTCCAGGAGATGTACCAGGACATGTTTGATCGGATCCGGGCCGCT includes:
- the LOC124690713 gene encoding ATP-dependent DNA helicase DDM1-like codes for the protein MDEMAESERPAFDPNQEFSTLDKILTQTQRYSELLLEEVLTKSTADEAALTEEEKWEKEQDRLIPSMAGATVKPYLIKGVKWLKFLWQNGLNGIIEDPVEFGAVFQTLLFLAHLKESGLHGPYMIVTAEPSSHISYWLKGIRLFPTMKKLIYFGDKNSRANWRRELVYKTVGPDFPIILTTYRTAMLDKGWLADYKWKYVVLDESDQMKQWEYEILEKLKHRPVDNKLLLVRSHSTKSLADLRSLLKFALPPVLSCLEEFDSWFKFSGKEGEEQQTEEERRTYLSKLHAILRPFLLRQMEDVENKVPQKKSATCYKAKVVQHPNAIGVKCSKNHATKEVTRTGVESCQAVAAEVPPKKGPTCSDAMSVTRPKDHAAIEGARTGAETQAVAAEVPQKKGATCSDDVIATRSKDHAVIEGSMTAAGSSQEVAAEYVSETNRKGSADMRSSQFYLEGNEVVKRQRTNDALITPLGESNSAVHAHVQVTKSTSSELIFKALQDIPDLARADILRAYSTLTRDDRQFESLMALPMDMRKDWLLMEIGNK
- the LOC124688428 gene encoding patatin-like protein 1 encodes the protein MVNVLTIDGGGIRGLIPGTILAYLEGKLQDLDGPNSRLADYFDCIAGTSTGGLIAAMLTAPGEDNRPLFAAKDINPFYIENGPAIFPQRTSTFISFMASLMRPKYDGKYLRSKIKSMLGNTRVRNTLTNIVIPTFDIQLLHPIIFSTYDAKNMPLKDALLSDVCISTSAAPTYLPAHYFQTSDADGKTREYNLIDGGVAANNPIINNIMRNGKEKMYPAKQTDCKFRVVSIGTGASSDHGLYTAKQSSRWGTIRWLIPIVNIFMEASSGIVDIQASMLFQWLHRKANYLRIQDNSLRGAAATVDVATPENMQELIRIGERMLDQPVSRVDVETGKYVVVPGAGSNAKALARLAKQLWEESRTRKRHSARGGE